The window CGCCGCGTCCGGCTCCCCGGCACTCTCGACGGCCTCGCCCCCGAGGAGCATCGGCAGCAGCTCCACCGCCCGGGGCGACACGCGCACCACCGCCGTCTTCCGGCGCACCGCCGCCGCCAGCCGCTCCGCCGACCGCGCCCAGTACGCCGCCGACCCGTACCCCTCGGGCCGCGCGAACCGCGTACCGGTCACCTCCGCCTCGGCCGGCCGCGCGATCCGGTACGTCCGCACCGGCCCGTCCGCCCGCTCGCCGGAGGCGGCGACCAGGTACCACAGGCCGCCCTTGAGGACGATCCCCAGCGGGCACAGCTCCCGGCGCACCTCACCCCGCCACCGCCGGTGGCGCGCCCGCACCACCCGCGACCCCTCCGAGGGCTCACCGGCTCCGGCTCGTACACGGCGCGGCACGGAGAACGGAAGGGCGCGTACCGGTTTGCTCACGGGGTGGGGTGAGCGGGGGGCGAGGGTGGCGTGGCGGACGCGCGAAGGCCCGCGGAACGACCCCGCGCGCCCAGTGCGCCGTGCGCCGCCCCCGCACGCCCCTGCGCCGGGGGCCCGTGGCTGCCGCACTCCGGCGACACTCTGAGGATGGCTGTCACTCATCCCGGTGCGGAGTCGGCGTCCGTCTCCTTCACCGACCTCTTCCGGAACCCGCGCGGCGTCGCGGCGAGGGCCGCGACCGCGGGCCGGCTGCGCCTCACCCTCCAGGACGCGCCGGACCTGGTGCTGACCACGGCATCGGTGGCCGAGATCGCCGAGAAGAACCTGACCACGGCCTCCCGCCTCTTCCTCGCCCTGCTGAAGCAGAAGGACGGCGCCGAGTCCCTCCAGGCGGCCCTCCCCGAGGTCTTCCCCTGGTCCCGCCACCTCGACGCCCGAGAGGCCCGCGCCTTCACCCGCGAACTCCTCGAATCCCTTTCCGACGCCGCCGAGTTGAGCACGGGGGACGGGGTCCGCCGGGCGGTCGTGTCGTGGCGGGCCATCGCGCGGGGGAAGGCCGAGTCGAGGGGCCGGGACCGACCCTGACCAGCCGCTTCACGCGCGCGGTGGTCAGTCGCTCCCGGCGCCCTCGGGCGGTGCGGCGTCGGCCACGGTGTCCCGCACCTCGTCGCGGATGAGCGTGCGGCCCGGTCCCTCGTGGCCGCGCGAGAACACCGGCTCGTTCCGGGCGCCGGACTCCTGCATCACCTGGCCCTCAGCCGCGCCAGCCGTTCCGCCGCCTCGCTCAGTACCTCGTCCTTCTTGCAGAAGGCGAAGCGGACGAAGGGGGAGCCGGCGGTCTTGTCGTCGTAGAAGACGGCGTTGGGGATGGCGACGACGCCGGCGCGGGCCGGGAGGTGGCGGCAGAAGTCGATGCCGTCGGTGTGGCCGAGAGGGCGGACGTCGGTGGTGATGAAGTACGTGCCCGAGGGGCGGAAGACGCCGAAGCCCGCGGCGGCGAGGCCCTCGGTGAGCAGGGCGCGCTTGGCCCGCAGGGAGGCGCGCAGGTCGTCGTAGTAGGCGTCGGGCAGGCGCAGGGCCTCGGCGATGGCGTACTGGAAGGGGCCGGCCGAGACGAAGGTGAGGAACTGCTTGGCCGAGCGGACGGCGGAGACCAGGGCGGGGGTGGAGGTCACCCAGCCGACCTTCCAGCCGGTGAACGAGTAGGTCTTCCCGCTGGACGAGATGGTGACGGTGCGCTCCCGCATCCCCGGGAAGGAGGCGAGGGGCAGGTGGGCGCCGTCCAGGACGAGGTGTTCGTAGACCTCGTCGGTGACGACCAGGAGGTCGCGCTCGACGGCGAGCCGGGCGACGGCGGCGAGTTCGTCGCGGGTCAGCACGGTGCCGGTGGGATTGTGCGGGGTGTTGAGCAGGATGAGGCGGGTGCGCGGGGTGACGGCGTCGCGCAGCTCGTCGAGGTCGAGCCGGAAGGTGCCGGTCCCGGCGTCGGGGCGGAGCTGGACGGGGACGCGGGCGCCCCCGGCCAGCGCGATGGAGGCGGCGTACGAGTCGTAGTACGGCTCCAGGGCGATCACCTCGTCGCCGGGCTCGACCAGGGCCAGCAGGGAGGCGGCGATGGCCTCGGTGGCGCCGGCGGTGACCAGGACCTCGGTGTCGGGGTCGTAGGTGAGGCCGTAGCGGTGCTGCTGGTGCTCGGCGACGGCCTGGCGCAGCTCCGGGATGCCGGGGCCGGGCGGGTACTGGTTGCCGAGGCCGTCGCGCAGGGCGCGGACCGCGGCTTCGCGGACCTCCTCGGGACCGTCGGTGTCGGGGAAGCCCTGGCCGAGGTTGATGGCGCCGGTGGACTGGGCCAGGGCCGACATCTCGGCGAAGACCGTGGTGCCGAATTCGGCCAGCCTGCGGTTGAGGAGGGGCCTGTCGTTCATGGTGTTCCGCCGTCCGTCGCGCCCTGTCCGGCGTGCCGGACCCGTGCCGAGCGGCCATTGTGCCAGGCGGGGGCGGGGCCGGGCGGGGGCCTGGGGCGGGGCGCGGGGCGCGGACGCCGGGAGCGCCGCGACTCCGCTTCGGGGGGCGGGGCGTCGTGAGGGGGGAACGAGTCACAGGGGCCGTGGGTGGATGAGGAGACGGGGCGGCGCAGGCGTCGCCGTTCCGGTCCGGGCCCGTCGAGGGATACCTGCCGGGGGCTGCGGCGGCGGGGGCGGCTGGCGGAACGGCGCCTCGTCCGGCGGGGGGAACAAATGCGGAGGCGGGTCGTCCTGCGAGTGGTGGTGGTGGTGGCGGCGGTGGCAGGGGTGGCGGGGGTGGGCGGGGGCGGCTGACGCGCGCCACCGGTCGTACGGGGTCCGGCGTCCGGCGCGCCCGTCCCGCGCGCGGCGGGGCGGAGCGCGGGCGCGCGAACCTCTGGAGTTCCTCAACTCCGCTTTGGGTGGTGGGCGGAGGGGGGACCGTCAAGGCGAACCCGCCGCGTCGGGCCGCCCGCGACCGGAAGACCGGCGGGAGGCTCCGGCGGGCACGGGGGACGGGGATGACTACGGGGAGGGCCGGGATGTTCGTATTCGCGGGATTCGTGCTGGTCGGGGTGGTGTGCGTGATCGCGGCGCGGCGGAGCAAGGCGCAGGCGAAGCGGCGCGGGCGCCGGTCCGGCGGCGGCTCCTACTCGGGGGGCGGCGCCACCGGCGGGGGCTGCGGCGGCGGGGGCGGCTGGTGGGACAGCGGTTCGTCGGACGGCGGTTCTTCGGGCGGCGGTTCGTCGGACGGCGGATCGTCCGGCGGAGGCCACAGCTGCGGCGGCGGTTCGTCCTGCGGTGGTGGTGGGGGCGGAGGCTGCGGAGGCGGCAGCTGACGCGGCGCCCGCTCGCACGGGGCGGCCGGTCCGGGCGCACGCCCGGACCGCGCACGCCGGATCGCGTACGCCCCCGCGTCCGGGGGCCCGGCTCGCACAGCGGAGCGCGGGCGCGGGCCCCGGGGGCGTGACGGTGGTCCGGGGAAATCGATTCGCCTGCCAGGAGCGGGAATTGGGGCGCGGGAGACGTGTGGGGCGGTGACGCCGCCGAGGTTGCGGGTGTAGGTGGTTGAACGGTTGAGCTATTTCACCCCCGGGGGGATGACAACCCTCTGTGGTCAGGTAAAAACGCTGTGGCGCCAAGTCGGTTCGTGATTCCCTCGAATCCGTCCATACAGCCCCCCGGACCTTCGCCGGCCGCGTCCTGATCCACGCACTCCGCGTTCCCGTGAGGGGCGGCCACCCATCCCTGCGTGTTGCGGAGCCGAGTCATGCTCACGACCCTCAAGACCGTCTACACCGATACGCGTGCGTCCGACCTCGCCTGGGCTCTGGGCCGCGAGCCCTTGCCCGCCCTCGCCACCCTCGATCTCCGCCTCGGCGGCAACGCCTTGCAGCTCAGGCTGCTCGGCGCCTCCCATCAGGTGCTGCTGGAGCAGGAGCGCGGCGTCTGCTCGGAGACCGTGGCCTGCATCCCCGGCAGCAAGAGTCCGCTGCCGGTCGGCGTCTCCGAGCGCGTCGGCGACTGGGAGTACGCGTTCTCGGCGCGCGTCGAGGTGATGACGCCGAGCGCCTTCTCCGGGCGTGCCCAGGAGCTGCTCGCCCTCGTCGCCGACCACCCGCACGGCCTCGCCGGGGTCTTCCCCGGCAGTCCCGACGCCTTCACGGCGCTCATCGCCCAGTGGCGTGACGGCCAGATGCACTGGCGGACCTGGCACGCCTACCCCGAGGAGGGGCAACTCGTCGTCACCCGCTCGCGGGCGGGTGCGCGCAGTGCCCGCCGGGTGCGCGAGTCGGCTGAGGCCGCCCGCGGCTGAGCCGCCTCGCGGGGCGCGGGGGTCCTGCGAGGCGGGGTGTCCCCCCGGGGGTGCGTCACCCGGGGGGAGGGTGTCCGAGTGTCCGATGGAGTGCGCGGGGCGCGCGGTGAGTCCGCGTGCGCGGGACGGGGCGACCGTGTGCGCTCACGCCCGCTCTCCGCTCCCCGGGCACTCTTGCGAGTGACGGGGCGTGTCGTCGTGGTGACGTAGCGTTCACCGGGTGATGGAACCCGTAGCCCCGACCCGGCCCGCGCCAGGAGCAGAACGTGCTTCACGGGGGAGGGAGTTCAGCAGCGGGCTGCCGGTGGGCCCGGGGGCCGCGCGGCTGCTGGTGCTCGCCACCGTCTTCGTCTGCGCCGCCTGCGGCCTGGTCTACGAGCTCGAACTGGTCGCCCTGGCCTCGTACCTGATGGGCGATTCGGTCACCCAGGCCTCCGTGGTGCTCTCCGTGATGGTCTTCGCGATGGGCGTGGGGGCGCTGCTGGCGAAACGACTCCGCTGCCGCGCGGCACTGGGATTCGGCGTGGTCGAGGCGATCCTCGCGTTGGTCGGCGGGGTGAGCGCGCTGGCGCTCTACGCCTCCTTCGCCTGGTCCCCGGAGTGGTTCGCCGGGGGGCCCGGCGGCGCCCGGTTCCTGATGGTGGCCTTCTCCCTGCTGATCGGCGTGCTGATCGGCGCGGAGGTGCCGCTGCTGATGGAGATGATGCAGCGGATCCGGCGGCAGGACGCGGGTGGCGCCGTCGCCGACCTCTTCGCCGCCGACTACGTGGGCGCCCTCGTCGGCGGCCTCGCCTTCCCCTTCCTGCTGCTGCCGCTCCTCGGCCAGCTCACCGGTGCCCTGCTGACCGGCGCCGTCAACGCCTTCGCCGGGGGCGCGCTGGTGCTCGGCCTGTTCGGCCGGGACCTGTCCCGGCGCTCCCGGCGGCTGCTGGTCCTGCTCAACGTCGCGGTCCTCGCCCTGCTCGGCACCGCCGCCGTCCTCGTCGGCGACTTCGAGGACGCGGCCCGCCGTGCGATGTACGGGACGCAGGTCCGGGTCGCCGTGCAGAGCGAGGTCCAGGAGATCGTCCTCACCGGCGGGCGCGGACCGAGCCTCGCCCTCTTCCTCGACGGGCGGCTGCGGGTCAGCGGCGCCGACGAGCACGGCTACCACGAGGCGCTGGTGCACCCCGCGATGGCCGGTCCGCACGACCGTGTCCTGATCCTCGGCGGCGGGGATGGGCTGGCCGCCCGGGAGGTCCTGCGCCACCCCGGCGTCCGCCGCGTCGACCTGGTCGAACTCGACCCGGCCGTCGTCGACCTGGCCCGCCGCGACCCGGGCCTCGCCACTCTCAACGACCATGCCTACGGCGACCCCCGGCTCCACCCGGTCACCGCCGACGCCTTCGACTGGCTGCGGGCGGACCGCCCGGGCCCCGGCGGCGGGTACGACGTGATCGTCGCCGACCTGCCGCACCCCGGCATCACCTCCAGCACCAAGCTGTACTCCGAGGAGTTCTTCGGCCTGGTGGCGCGGGCGCTGGCCCCCGGCGGCCGCCTCGCCGTCCACTCCGGCTCGCCGGTCGAGGGGCCCAGGACCTTCTGGACGGTCGACGCCACCGTGCGCGCGGCCGGGCTGCTCACCGTCCCCTACAGCGCCGCCGGGAACGACGGGGCCTTCGCCTTCGGCCCGGACCGGGCTCCACGGCACCACC is drawn from Streptomyces diastaticus subsp. diastaticus and contains these coding sequences:
- a CDS encoding pyridoxal phosphate-dependent aminotransferase, which gives rise to MNDRPLLNRRLAEFGTTVFAEMSALAQSTGAINLGQGFPDTDGPEEVREAAVRALRDGLGNQYPPGPGIPELRQAVAEHQQHRYGLTYDPDTEVLVTAGATEAIAASLLALVEPGDEVIALEPYYDSYAASIALAGGARVPVQLRPDAGTGTFRLDLDELRDAVTPRTRLILLNTPHNPTGTVLTRDELAAVARLAVERDLLVVTDEVYEHLVLDGAHLPLASFPGMRERTVTISSSGKTYSFTGWKVGWVTSTPALVSAVRSAKQFLTFVSAGPFQYAIAEALRLPDAYYDDLRASLRAKRALLTEGLAAAGFGVFRPSGTYFITTDVRPLGHTDGIDFCRHLPARAGVVAIPNAVFYDDKTAGSPFVRFAFCKKDEVLSEAAERLARLRAR
- a CDS encoding DUF2617 family protein, which produces MLTTLKTVYTDTRASDLAWALGREPLPALATLDLRLGGNALQLRLLGASHQVLLEQERGVCSETVACIPGSKSPLPVGVSERVGDWEYAFSARVEVMTPSAFSGRAQELLALVADHPHGLAGVFPGSPDAFTALIAQWRDGQMHWRTWHAYPEEGQLVVTRSRAGARSARRVRESAEAARG
- a CDS encoding polyamine aminopropyltransferase, with the protein product MEPVAPTRPAPGAERASRGREFSSGLPVGPGAARLLVLATVFVCAACGLVYELELVALASYLMGDSVTQASVVLSVMVFAMGVGALLAKRLRCRAALGFGVVEAILALVGGVSALALYASFAWSPEWFAGGPGGARFLMVAFSLLIGVLIGAEVPLLMEMMQRIRRQDAGGAVADLFAADYVGALVGGLAFPFLLLPLLGQLTGALLTGAVNAFAGGALVLGLFGRDLSRRSRRLLVLLNVAVLALLGTAAVLVGDFEDAARRAMYGTQVRVAVQSEVQEIVLTGGRGPSLALFLDGRLRVSGADEHGYHEALVHPAMAGPHDRVLILGGGDGLAAREVLRHPGVRRVDLVELDPAVVDLARRDPGLATLNDHAYGDPRLHPVTADAFDWLRADRPGPGGGYDVIVADLPHPGITSSTKLYSEEFFGLVARALAPGGRLAVHSGSPVEGPRTFWTVDATVRAAGLLTVPYSAAGNDGAFAFGPDRAPRHHPKAPDRGFILAGRERPPLTLAPPADGGPPLTLDRAALRAGGLAAEATRLPDLPPSTLSHPRYPR